The following are from one region of the Muntiacus reevesi chromosome 3, mMunRee1.1, whole genome shotgun sequence genome:
- the CNPPD1 gene encoding protein CNPPD1 isoform X2, protein MDLAGLLLDEEGTFSLTGFQDFTFLPGHQKLSARIRRRLYYGWDWETDCTLEELSSPVADIAVELLQKAAPSPIRRLQKKYVAHVSREACISPCAMMLALVYIERLRHRNPDYLQLVSSSDLFLISMMVASKYLYDEGEEEEVFNDEWGAAGGVAVPTLNALERGFLSAMDWRLYTDPREIFEVLSWLEGCVAEQQGRRRGWYTYTDLCVLLEQPTWQLALGSLCQRLAKLSCLLAMAYVSSVALAVASMAIIHQSLGLSCSPPPGPPDLGLASRCLLEPCIPSPMPQCLPSPANVTGCLEGDVVLHSLWGSLLASLTPPPLPPPDPPAPPTLLHNCPLCQKLQKDSPTCRACHHLNHTVPTGPPSPWSHSHGLAPPWPWSPMPPLLPQPQQCSLFSIMELARLKSFIFPG, encoded by the exons ATGGACCTCGCCGGGCTCCTGCTGGACGAAGAAGGCACCTTCTCCCTCACCGGCTTCCAGGACTTCACG TTCCTCCCAGGACACCAGAAGCTGAGTGCCCGAATCCGAAGGAGACTCTACTATGGCTGGGACTGGGAAACTGACTGTACTCTGGAGGAGCTCTCCAGCCCCGTGGCAG ATATTGCTGTGGAACTGCTCCAGAAGGCAGCCCCCAGTCCTATTCGCCGGCTCCAGAAGAAATATGTAGCCCACGTGTCCCG AGAGGCTTGCATCTCTCCGTGTGCTATGATGCTGGCTCTGGTATACATTGAGCGGCTCCGGCATAGAAACCCAGACTACCTACAGCTTGTGTCATCCTCTGACTTGTTCCTGATCTCCATG aTGGTGGCCAGTAAGTACCTCTATGAcgaaggggaggaggaagaggtctTCAATGATGAATGGGGAGCTGCTGGGGGTGTGGCCGTGCCCACTCTTAATGCCCTGGAGAGGGGCTTCCTGAGTGCCATG GATTGGCGGCTCTACACTGATCCTCGGGAAATCTTTGAGGTGCTGAGCTGGCTGGAGGGCTG TGTGGCTGAGCAGCAGGGGCGCCGGCGGGGCTGGTACACCTACACAGACCTGTGTGTGCTGCTGGAGCAGCCTACCTGGCAACTGGCGCTGGGCTCCCTCTGCCAGCGGCTGGCAAAG CTGTCCTGCCTGTTGGCTATGGCATATGTGAGCAGCGTGGCCCTCGCTGTGGCATCGATGGCCATAATACACCAGTCCTTAGGGCTGTCCTGCAGCCCCCCGCCTGGCCCTCCAGACCTTGGACTGGCCTCCAGGTGCCTTTTGGAACCCTGCATACCTTCCCCCATGCCACAGTGCCTGCCGTCTCCTGCTAACGTCACCGGGTGCCTGGAAGGCGATGTAGTGCTGCATTCACTGTGGGGCAGTCTGCTAGCCTCGCTGACTCCCCCACCGTTGCCTCCTCCAGACCCTCCTGCTCCCCCCACTCTTCTTCATAACTGCCCCCTTTGCCAGAAGCTACAGAAGGACTCCCCAACCTGCCGTGCCTGCCATCACCTCAACCATACCGTCCCCACGGGGCCTCCCAGTCCTTGGTCCCACTCCCATGGCCTGGCTCCTCCCTGGCCTTGGAGCCCAATGCCCCCTCTGCTCCCACAGCCCCAGCAATGTTCCCTTTTCAGCATTATGGAACTGGCCCGCCTGAAGTCTTTCATTTTCCCAGGCTAG
- the RETREG2 gene encoding reticulophagy regulator 2 isoform X2 produces the protein MISYIVLLSILLWPLVVYHELIQRMYTRLEPLLMQLDYSMKAEADALHHKHDKRKRQGKNAPPGGDEPLAETESESEAELAGFSPVVDVKKTALALAITDSELSDEEASILESGGFSVSRATTPQLTDVSEDLDQQSLPSEPEEALSRELGEGEETDLAPPKDLLGPSRQDLDLEEEEDVASKETLLRLSSPLHFVNTHFNGAGSPTDGVMLSPGGPAETPSLEAASGDLTTPPSTLSRPLGLAESDPVPSPSVLPSLPQDSPQPLPGPEEEEALTTEDFELLDQGELEQLNAELGLGPEPTCPEPPDAPPPTPLGPDTLSLVQSDQEAQAVAEP, from the exons ATGATTTCCTACATTGTCT TGCTGAGTATCCTGCTTTGGCCCCTGGTGGTGTATCATGAACTGATCCAGAGGATGTACACGCGCCTGGAGCCCCTCCTCATGCAGCTGGACTACAGCATGAAGGCAGAAGCTGATGCCCTGCATCACAAACATGACAAGAGGA AGCGGCAGGGGAAGAATGCACCGCCCGGAGGGGATGAGCCACTGGCGGAGACAGAGAGTGAGAGCGAGGCAGAACTGGCTGGCTTCTCCCCGGTG GTGGATGTGAAGAAAACAGCACTGGCTTTGGCCATTACAGACTCAGAGCTGTCAGATGAGGAGGCTTCTATTTTGGAAAGCGGTGGCTTCTCTGTCTCCCGGGCAACCACTCCACAACTAACTGACGTGTCAGAGG ATTTGGACCAGCAGAGCCTGCCAAGTGAGCCAGAGGAGGCCCTGAGTCGGGAGctaggggagggagaggagacagaCCTGGCCCCTCCCAAAGACCTGCTGGGCCCCTCACGACAAGACCTGGacttggaggaggaggaagatgtgGCATCCAAGGAAACCTTGCTTCGACTCTCATCCCCCCTTCACTTTGTGAATACGCACTTCAATGGGGCAGGGTCTCCCACAGATGGAGTGATGCTCTCCCCTGGAGGACCAGCAGAGACACCAAGCCTGGAGGCAGCGAGTGGTGACCTCACCACTCCTCCCAGCACTCTGTCGCGCCCACTCGGCCTTGCGGAAAGTGACCCGGTCCCTTCCCCCTCCGTCCTCCCGTCTCTGCCCCAGGActcaccccagcccctgcctggccCTGAGGAAGAAGAGGCACTCACCACTGAGGACTTCGAGTTGCTGGATCAGGGGGAGCTGGAGCAGCTGAATGCAGAGCTGGGATTGGGTCCAGAGCCGACATGCCCAGAGCCCCCTGAcgctccaccccctacaccccTAGGGCCCGACACCCTGTCTCTGGTACAGTCAGACCAGGAGGCTCAGGCCGTGGCAGAGCCATAA
- the CNPPD1 gene encoding protein CNPPD1 isoform X1, with the protein MLGLSDIRNSSPAPSQRSKPAARPSWQQEVPGADFARDAPAACKHRADARRGKGTARASKPGLDSTRAVAGGAMDLAGLLLDEEGTFSLTGFQDFTFLPGHQKLSARIRRRLYYGWDWETDCTLEELSSPVADIAVELLQKAAPSPIRRLQKKYVAHVSREACISPCAMMLALVYIERLRHRNPDYLQLVSSSDLFLISMMVASKYLYDEGEEEEVFNDEWGAAGGVAVPTLNALERGFLSAMDWRLYTDPREIFEVLSWLEGCVAEQQGRRRGWYTYTDLCVLLEQPTWQLALGSLCQRLAKLSCLLAMAYVSSVALAVASMAIIHQSLGLSCSPPPGPPDLGLASRCLLEPCIPSPMPQCLPSPANVTGCLEGDVVLHSLWGSLLASLTPPPLPPPDPPAPPTLLHNCPLCQKLQKDSPTCRACHHLNHTVPTGPPSPWSHSHGLAPPWPWSPMPPLLPQPQQCSLFSIMELARLKSFIFPG; encoded by the exons ATGCTGGGGCTCAGCGATATCAGGAATTCTAGCCCAGCTCCTTCCCAGCGGTCGAAGCCGGCGGCTCGGCCCAGCTGGCAGCAGGAAGTGCCCGGTGCTGACTTCGCCCGCGACGCCCCCGCGGCTTGTAAACACCGGGCAGACGCGCGGCGCGGCAAAGGCACAGCACGCGCCTCGAAGCCAGGACTCGACTCGACTCG GGCAGTGGCTGGCGGCGCGATGGACCTCGCCGGGCTCCTGCTGGACGAAGAAGGCACCTTCTCCCTCACCGGCTTCCAGGACTTCACG TTCCTCCCAGGACACCAGAAGCTGAGTGCCCGAATCCGAAGGAGACTCTACTATGGCTGGGACTGGGAAACTGACTGTACTCTGGAGGAGCTCTCCAGCCCCGTGGCAG ATATTGCTGTGGAACTGCTCCAGAAGGCAGCCCCCAGTCCTATTCGCCGGCTCCAGAAGAAATATGTAGCCCACGTGTCCCG AGAGGCTTGCATCTCTCCGTGTGCTATGATGCTGGCTCTGGTATACATTGAGCGGCTCCGGCATAGAAACCCAGACTACCTACAGCTTGTGTCATCCTCTGACTTGTTCCTGATCTCCATG aTGGTGGCCAGTAAGTACCTCTATGAcgaaggggaggaggaagaggtctTCAATGATGAATGGGGAGCTGCTGGGGGTGTGGCCGTGCCCACTCTTAATGCCCTGGAGAGGGGCTTCCTGAGTGCCATG GATTGGCGGCTCTACACTGATCCTCGGGAAATCTTTGAGGTGCTGAGCTGGCTGGAGGGCTG TGTGGCTGAGCAGCAGGGGCGCCGGCGGGGCTGGTACACCTACACAGACCTGTGTGTGCTGCTGGAGCAGCCTACCTGGCAACTGGCGCTGGGCTCCCTCTGCCAGCGGCTGGCAAAG CTGTCCTGCCTGTTGGCTATGGCATATGTGAGCAGCGTGGCCCTCGCTGTGGCATCGATGGCCATAATACACCAGTCCTTAGGGCTGTCCTGCAGCCCCCCGCCTGGCCCTCCAGACCTTGGACTGGCCTCCAGGTGCCTTTTGGAACCCTGCATACCTTCCCCCATGCCACAGTGCCTGCCGTCTCCTGCTAACGTCACCGGGTGCCTGGAAGGCGATGTAGTGCTGCATTCACTGTGGGGCAGTCTGCTAGCCTCGCTGACTCCCCCACCGTTGCCTCCTCCAGACCCTCCTGCTCCCCCCACTCTTCTTCATAACTGCCCCCTTTGCCAGAAGCTACAGAAGGACTCCCCAACCTGCCGTGCCTGCCATCACCTCAACCATACCGTCCCCACGGGGCCTCCCAGTCCTTGGTCCCACTCCCATGGCCTGGCTCCTCCCTGGCCTTGGAGCCCAATGCCCCCTCTGCTCCCACAGCCCCAGCAATGTTCCCTTTTCAGCATTATGGAACTGGCCCGCCTGAAGTCTTTCATTTTCCCAGGCTAG
- the RETREG2 gene encoding reticulophagy regulator 2 isoform X1: protein MASGGGGGNTGTGGGPGLGLSLGLGLGLGMGEATGEAEEEAATAEAVGRLAKTLWLRLRGWEAALAAAQRLLVWEKPLHSLVTAAALNGLFWLLSSSSLRPFFLLSMSLLAYFLLDLWQPRFLPDISASSPEEPHSDSEGAGSGARPHLLSVPELCRYLAESWLTFQIHLQELLQYKRQNPAQFCARVCSGCAVLAVLGHYVPGIMISYIVLLSILLWPLVVYHELIQRMYTRLEPLLMQLDYSMKAEADALHHKHDKRKRQGKNAPPGGDEPLAETESESEAELAGFSPVVDVKKTALALAITDSELSDEEASILESGGFSVSRATTPQLTDVSEDLDQQSLPSEPEEALSRELGEGEETDLAPPKDLLGPSRQDLDLEEEEDVASKETLLRLSSPLHFVNTHFNGAGSPTDGVMLSPGGPAETPSLEAASGDLTTPPSTLSRPLGLAESDPVPSPSVLPSLPQDSPQPLPGPEEEEALTTEDFELLDQGELEQLNAELGLGPEPTCPEPPDAPPPTPLGPDTLSLVQSDQEAQAVAEP from the exons ATGGCGAGTGGCGGTGGCGGTGGCAACACCGGCACTGGTGGGGGCCCGGGGCTGGGTCTgagcctgggcctgggcctgggtctGGGCATGGGTGAGGCCACCGGCGAGGCGGAGGAGGAGGCGGCCACGGCCGAGGCGGTGGGACGCCTCGCCAAGACGCTGTGGCTGCGGCTCCGCGGCTGGGAGGCGGCGTTGGCCGCAGCGCAGCGGCTGCTGGTGTGGGAGAAGCCGCTGCACAGCCTAGTCACGGCGGCCGCGCTCAACGGCCTCTTCTG GTTGCTGTCTTCGTCCTCCCTACGGCCCTTCTTCCTACTCAGCATGTCACTTTTGGCCTATTTTCTGCTGGATTTGTGGCAGCCTCGCTTCCTCCCTGACATCTCTG CATCATCCCCAGAGGAGCCACACTCTGACAG TGAGGGTGCGGGGTCAGGAGCCCGGCCGCACCTGCTGAGTGTGCCCGAGTTGTGCAGATACCTGGCTGAGAGCTGGCTCACCTTCCAGATTCATCTGCAGGAGCTGCTGCAGTACAAGAGGCAGAATCCAGCTCAG TTCTGCGCTCGCGTCTGCTCTGGCTGTGCTGTGCTGGCTGTGCTGGGACACTATGTGCCAGGGATTATGATTTCCTACATTGTCT TGCTGAGTATCCTGCTTTGGCCCCTGGTGGTGTATCATGAACTGATCCAGAGGATGTACACGCGCCTGGAGCCCCTCCTCATGCAGCTGGACTACAGCATGAAGGCAGAAGCTGATGCCCTGCATCACAAACATGACAAGAGGA AGCGGCAGGGGAAGAATGCACCGCCCGGAGGGGATGAGCCACTGGCGGAGACAGAGAGTGAGAGCGAGGCAGAACTGGCTGGCTTCTCCCCGGTG GTGGATGTGAAGAAAACAGCACTGGCTTTGGCCATTACAGACTCAGAGCTGTCAGATGAGGAGGCTTCTATTTTGGAAAGCGGTGGCTTCTCTGTCTCCCGGGCAACCACTCCACAACTAACTGACGTGTCAGAGG ATTTGGACCAGCAGAGCCTGCCAAGTGAGCCAGAGGAGGCCCTGAGTCGGGAGctaggggagggagaggagacagaCCTGGCCCCTCCCAAAGACCTGCTGGGCCCCTCACGACAAGACCTGGacttggaggaggaggaagatgtgGCATCCAAGGAAACCTTGCTTCGACTCTCATCCCCCCTTCACTTTGTGAATACGCACTTCAATGGGGCAGGGTCTCCCACAGATGGAGTGATGCTCTCCCCTGGAGGACCAGCAGAGACACCAAGCCTGGAGGCAGCGAGTGGTGACCTCACCACTCCTCCCAGCACTCTGTCGCGCCCACTCGGCCTTGCGGAAAGTGACCCGGTCCCTTCCCCCTCCGTCCTCCCGTCTCTGCCCCAGGActcaccccagcccctgcctggccCTGAGGAAGAAGAGGCACTCACCACTGAGGACTTCGAGTTGCTGGATCAGGGGGAGCTGGAGCAGCTGAATGCAGAGCTGGGATTGGGTCCAGAGCCGACATGCCCAGAGCCCCCTGAcgctccaccccctacaccccTAGGGCCCGACACCCTGTCTCTGGTACAGTCAGACCAGGAGGCTCAGGCCGTGGCAGAGCCATAA